In Monodelphis domestica isolate mMonDom1 chromosome 4, mMonDom1.pri, whole genome shotgun sequence, one DNA window encodes the following:
- the LOC100017060 gene encoding butyrophilin-like protein 2 has protein sequence MASFLVMVSILLLIQHAELITVFGEIQNHVFCILLNFVSIFDVSVAIDELRAHPYSDVTLPCHFSFVKGTDKLEFTWEREDIREEFEVEDDKDYFQFFRFYDFFEVFSKVVYQFRNNMEQLEEQNSMYEKRVSVNRAEISEGILSLLLKNVNFQDQAIYKCMAVSPIGRGESKIKLIVEDSEEPQVEFKQIDDETVATCVSTGWYYLPNVTWLDRGERDLSNYSTVEIYEEQMNGAHRVFSVLKYPVKLNEKYVCRIIETDVNFQPFRTIRKYPRRKFHRMYDYY, from the exons ATGGCTTCCTTTCTGGTGATGGTCAGCATACTTCTACTCATTCAGCATGCAG AGCTAATAACTGTGTTCGGAGAGATTCAGAAccatgtattttgtattttacttAACTTTGTCTCCATCTTTGATGTTTCAGTGGCTATTGACGAATTAAGGGCTCACCCTTACTCTGATGTTACCTTGCCTTGTCATTTCTCCTTTGTGAAAGGCACAGACAAGCTTGAATTTACCTGGGAAAGAGAAGACATCAGAGAGGAATTTGAGGTAGAAGATGACAAggattatttccagtttttcaggttctatgatttttttgaggttttctcAAAAGTGGTTTACCAGTTTAGAAATAACATGGAGCAACTAGAGGAGCAGAACTCCATGTATGAGAAAAGAGTTTCTGTGAATCGGGCAGAAATTTCTGAGGGAATCCTGTCCCTCTtattaaaaaatgtgaatttcCAGGATCAAGCTATCTACAAGTGCATGGCTGTCTCGCCAATTGGAAGGGGTGAAAGCAAAATTAAGCTAATCGTAGAAG aTTCTGAAGAGCCCCAGGTGGAATTCAAGCAAATCGATGATGAAACTGTGGCCACCTGCGTCTCCACAGGCTGGTACTACCTGCCAAATGTGACTTGGCtggacagaggagagagggattTGTCCAATTACAGCACTGTGGAGATCTATGAGGAACAGATGAATGGTGCCCATAGAGTGTTTTCTGTCTTGAAATACCCTGTCAAACTCAATGAGAAATACGTTTGTCGCATAATAGAGACAGATGTGAATTTTCAACCGTTTAGGACAATCCGCAAGTATCCCA